Sequence from the Corallococcus sp. EGB genome:
ACGGGCGCCGTGACTGCTCCGAGCACCGGGAGCTCCCACGCCCCCGTGTAATGAGCCGCGACCCTCCGGACCCGGTCCGCCCAGGGTGTGATGTCGAGTGTGCCGGGCTCGCCCAGGTCGAGCAGCACCGGCCGCGCGTCGTGCAGCAGGTGGAACACGCGCCGGGGGCCGTCAGGGGTGATCAGGTCGAGGTCCGGCATGCGGCGCCCGAGCAGCGGGTGTCCGTTGCCCAGGTCGTAGTGGATGTCCAGCCCCGACATCATCGCCGCGTACTGCTTGCGCGGCCCGTCCATCCGCAGCAGCTCCGAAAGCGTCTCGCGCACGGCGTCCATCCGCGCGTCACCGCGGCTCAGCGCGGTCTGCGCCATCGTCTTCCGCAGCGCGCGGGCCGCGACGGGGTGGCGCTCGGCCTGGTACGTGTCGAGCAGGGTCTCCGGCGAGACACCGCGCACGACCTGGGCCAGCTTCCACCCCAGGTTCACGGCATCCTGCACGCCGAGGTTGAGCCCCTGTCCTCCCATGGGCGAGTGCACGTGGGCCGCATCGCCTGCCAGGAGCACCCGCCGGTCCCGGTAGGACGCCGCCTGCCGCGTCATGTCGGTGAACCTCGAGAGGAACGTGGCGCTGCGCAGGCCGTAGTCCGTCCCGTAGAGCGCGATGAGCCCCTCGCGCAGACTTTCGAGGGTCGGCGCGTCGCCCGTGCCGACCCGCTCCTCTCTCAGCACGACGCCCACGCGTCCGTCCTCCATCGGGCCCATGGCGTAGGTGCCCTTCTCATCCCGG
This genomic interval carries:
- a CDS encoding FAD-dependent monooxygenase; amino-acid sequence: MQTDGVTQHAVVIVGGGPTGLMLAAELALAQVDVAIVERRASQEVVGTRSRGLHARSLEVLAQRGVVERFTSQGQAVQNVAFGQAHLDLSDFPTRHNHGLALVQQRFERILAEWVGELAVPLYRECEVTGFAQDDTGVDVALSDGRALRAKYLVGCDGGRSLVRKTAGIEFPGWDASISYLIAEVEMSGAPAFGIRRDEKGTYAMGPMEDGRVGVVLREERVGTGDAPTLESLREGLIALYGTDYGLRSATFLSRFTDMTRQAASYRDRRVLLAGDAAHVHSPMGGQGLNLGVQDAVNLGWKLAQVVRGVSPETLLDTYQAERHPVAARALRKTMAQTALSRGDARMDAVRETLSELLRMDGPRKQYAAMMSGLDIHYDLGNGHPLLGRRMPDLDLITPDGPRRVFHLLHDARPVLLDLGEPGTLDITPWADRVRRVAAHYTGAWELPVLGAVTAPVAVLIRPDGHVAWVGEGTDQGLREALSRWFGPPRASLQ